A stretch of Primulina tabacum isolate GXHZ01 chromosome 13, ASM2559414v2, whole genome shotgun sequence DNA encodes these proteins:
- the LOC142522524 gene encoding protein LIGHT-DEPENDENT SHORT HYPOCOTYLS 5-like, whose product MSVATILNQFNSSDINGAPSDNIGSQKTSLSRYESQKRRDWNTFGQYLRNHKPPLVLSRCSGAHILEFLKYLDQFGKTKVHNTTCLFFGHPHPPAPCSCPLKQAWGSLDALVGRLRAAFEENGGTPEANPFGARAVRLYLREVRDSQAKARGIAYEKKKRKKPQKQVEAPLIEEHDEDGNGGGIMIMAAGSSGADRNSVGNRISLPACF is encoded by the coding sequence ATGTCGGTGGCAACTATTCTAAACCAGTTCAATTCCAGCGACATTAACGGCGCTCCATCAGATAACATCGGCAGCCAGAAAACGTCTCTGAGCCGTTACGAGTCTCAGAAGCGGAGAGACTGGAACACCTTCGGGCAGTACCTAAGGAACCACAAGCCGCCGCTGGTGCTCTCACGTTGCAGCGGGGCGCACATACTTGAATTCCTCAAGTACCTCGATCAGTTCGGGAAAACCAAGGTTCACAACACCACCTGCCTCTTCTTCGGCCACCCTCACCCACCTGCTCCATGCTCGTGTCCGCTGAAGCAGGCGTGGGGTAGCCTTGACGCGCTCGTGGGCCGCTTACGCGCGGCCTTTGAAGAGAATGGTGGGACTCCGGAGGCTAATCCTTTTGGGGCACGGGCAGTGAGGTTGTATCTGAGGGAGGTGCGGGACAGTCAAGCGAAGGCGAGAGGGATTGCTTACGAGAAAAAGAAGCGTAAGAAGCCACAGAAGCAAGTGGAAGCACCGTTGATAGAGGAACACGATGAAGATGGTAACGGTGGTGGCATAATGATCATGGCGGCGGGATCATCAGGTGCCGACAGGAACTCTGTCGGTAATAGAATTTCTTTGCCGGCCTGTTTCTAA
- the LOC142522860 gene encoding pentatricopeptide repeat-containing protein At4g21300 gives MLKRILVSFASILLKDLPSNKHCYHTTIRHLPSEVLYFPFTEDVLASHLAPLLPIKDPSLSPYVAQQVLQIHAQITVNGFRNMVILEARILGMYILCNRYFDAKKLFFQLQLCYAAPWNWMIRGFSTMGYFDIAILFYFKMLAFGTLPDKYTFPFVIKACGGLHAVDLLKYIHATIQDMGFELDVYVGSALVKFYSENDALDLARGLFDKLPVRDIVLWNMMLNGYLMYDELMHNVIGLFEDMRKGGVKPDSVTYACVLSMCGSKSIEQFGAQIHSLVIRCGSEMEAPVANSLVSMYAKSRCLSEARKLFDSVMQHDLVTWNGMIGGYVQNGFMNDALVLFGKMVSSVVKPDSRTFATLIPSVCEPGCLELGKEMHCYIIRHGLLLDLFLKNALIDMYFKCKDVDNACKVFDQNSAVDIVIYSAMISGFVLNGMSIDALEVFRWLLCKKLKPNAITLSSVLPACAGLASLKLGQELHGNIIRKGLEGRCYVGSAITDMYAKCGRVDLGHLVFNRMNERDSICWNSIITSCSQNGKPEVAIDLFRRMRMEGAEYDPVTISAALSACSNLSALHYGKQIHSFMIRSPFNSDIFADSALVDMYAKCGNLDLAQHVFDTMESKNEVSWNSIIAAYGNHGHLKQCLALFHRMEDQGFQPDHVTFLAILSAFGHSGDVEEGKRYFNNMTQNYGISPRIEHYACLIDMFGRYGRLEEALQVIKGMPFTPDAGIWGTLLGACRVHGNLELAEMASEPLFNLEPHNSGYYMLLSNLHADSGKWERVNQIRHIMKERGVIKLPGYSWIELNKSSHMFAAADKYHPQSCEIYLLLKNLLIELQNEGYVPLLCLPE, from the coding sequence ATGCTCAAGAGGATTTTAGTTTCATTCGCGTCGATCCTCTTGAAAGACTTGCCTTCCAATAAACATTGTTACCACACAACCATTCGTCACCTACCAAGCGAGGTCCTTTATTTTCCTTTCACTGAGGACGTTTTGGCATCCCATCTCGCACCACTTTTACCAATAAAAGACCCTTCTTTATCTCCCTACGTTGCTCAACAAGTGCTGCAAATCCACGCCCAGATTACTGTAAATGGATTTCGTAACATGGTTATTTTGGAAGCAAGAATCTTGGGTATGTACATTCTGTGTAACAGATATTTTGATGCTAAGAAATTGTTTTTTCAGCTTCAGTTGTGCTACGCTGCCCCTTGGAATTGGATGATACGAGGATTTTCGACTATGGGTTATTTCGATATTGCAATTTTGTTTTACTTCAAGATGCTCGCTTTTGGTACTCTTCCAGATAAATATACTTTTCCTTTCGTGATAAAAGCTTGTGGTGGCTTGCACGctgttgatttactgaaatatATTCATGCGACGATTCAAGATATGGGTTTTGAATTGGATGTGTATGTGGGCAGTGCTTTGGTCAAATTCTATTCGGAGAATGATGCTTTAGACCTTGCACGTGGGTTGTTTGATAAATTGCCGGTAAGGGATATTGTTTTGTGGAATATGATGCTTAATGGTTATTTAATGTACGATGAGTTGATGCACAATGTAATTGGGTTGTTTGAAGACATGAGGAAAGGTGGAGTGAAGCCCGATTCTGTAACTTATGCTTGTGTTCTTAGCATGTGTGGTTCTAAATCGATCGAGCAGTTTGGTGCCCAGATTCACAGCTTAGTCATCAGGTGTGGCTCGGAGATGGAAGCTCCGGTGGCCAACTCTCTAGTCTCAATGTACGCAAAATCCCGTTGCTTGTCTGAGGCTAGGAAGCTGTTTGATTCTGTCATGCAACATGATCTTGTCACTTGGAATGGGATGATTGGAGGGTACGTTCAAAATGGATTTATGAATGATGCATTGGTTTTGTTTGGGAAAATGGTTTCATCTGTTGTGAAACCAGACTCAAGAACTTTTGCAACTCTGATCCCATCAGTCTGTGAACCGGGGTGCCTCGAACTAGGAAAGGAAATGCATTGTTATATTATAAGACATGGGTTGTTATTGGATTTGTTTCTGAAGAACGCTTTGATTGATATGTATTTCAAGTGCAAGGATGTTGACAACGCCTGCAAGGTCTTTGACCAAAACTCTGCAGTGGATATAGTCATATACTCTGCCATGATCTCAGGATTTGTGCTCAATGGGATGAGCATTGATGCCTTGGAAGTTTTTCGATGGTTGCTTTGTAAGAAACTCAAGCCCAATGCCATAACTTTATCAAGTGTTCTTCCTGCTTGTGCAGGTTTGGCTAGCCTTAAATTGGGTCAAGAATTGCATGGTAACATCATAAGAAAAGGGCTCGAGGGTAGGTGTTACGTTGGAAGTGCAATAACGGACATGTACGCAAAATGCGGAAGGGTAGATCTTGGTCATCTAGTTTTCAATAGGATGAACGAACGTGACTCCATATGTTGGAACTCGATCATTACTAGCTGTAGCCAGAATGGAAAACCTGAAGTGGCCATTGATCTTTTCCGACGCATGAGGATGGAAGGAGCTGAGTATGACCCTGTAACCATATCAGCTGCTCTGTCTGCCTGTTCAAACTTGTCTGCTCTGCATTACGGAAAACAGATACATAGCTTTATGATCCGAAGTCCATTCAATTCCGATATATTTGCTGATAGTGCACTAGTAGACATGTACGCTAAATGTGGCAATTTGGATCTAGCACAACATGTTTTCGACACCATGGAGTCCAAAAATGAAGTATCTTGGAATAGCATTATCGCTGCATATGGCAACCATGGCCATCTGAAGCAATGCCTAGCCTTATTTCATAGAATGGAGGATCAGGGATTTCAACCCGACCATGTCACTTTTCTTGCCATTTTATCAGCTTTTGGCCATTCCGGGGATGTTGAGGAAGGAAAACGCTACTTCAATAACATGACCCAAAATTATGGAATTTCACCAAGGATTGAACATTATGCATGCTTAATTGATATGTTTGGTCGTTATGGTCGTTTAGAAGAAGCACTTCAAGTGATTAAGGGAATGCCATTTACTCCTGACGCAGGCATATGGGGCACATTATTGGGTGCTTGCCGAGTTCATGGAAACCTCGAGCTAGCTGAAATGGCTTCCGAGCCACTATTTAATTTGGAACCACACAATTCTGGTTACTATATGCTGCTATCAAACCTGCATGCAGATTCTGGAAAATGGGAGCGGGTTAATCAAATCCGACATATTATGAAAGAACGTGGAGTGATCAAACTACCTGGTTACAGCTGGATTGAACTCAATAAGTCCTCGCATATGTTTGCCGCTGCGGATAAATATCACCCTCAATCTTGTGAAATCTATCTGTTGTTGAAAAATTTGCTTATTGAGCTCCAGAACGAAGGATATGTTCCTCTTCTGTGTCTTCCAGAATGA
- the LOC142522070 gene encoding pectinesterase inhibitor-like: MANLIGIISIAVILMFAIPASSARHHRKKDKDGDLRDLCSKTHDPELCWKLLKPERSRFHTDTTGVVEVAIELAKGKADEIQDKISRLGEESNNEKMKEKYWSCSKNYGDVIRDLNEAKRMLRKREYSALPVLVDDVIDELKSCHNNFDNGAFDPAHIQNRNMEFRVYADLLKVAVDCLLKEGRD; the protein is encoded by the coding sequence atggctAATTTAATTGGAATAATCTCAATCGCCGTAATTTTGATGTTTGCCATTCCCGCTTCATCGGCTCGCCACCACCGCAAGAAAGACAAGGATGGAGACCTGCGAGATCTTTGCTCCAAAACACATGATCCAGAATTGTGCTGGAAACTTCTTAAACCAGAGCGTAGTAGATTCCACACCGACACCACAGGTGTGGTGGAAGTCGCCATAGAATTGGCTAAAGGAAAAGCGGATGAAATCCAGGATAAAATCAGTCGCCTTGGCGAGGAGTCCAATAACGAAAAAATGAAGGAGAAATACTGGTCGTGCTCCAAGAACTACGGAGATGTGATCCGTGATCTGAATGAGGCGAAAAGGATGCTGCGTAAGCGCGAGTATAGCGCCCTTCCCGTGCTAGTCGATGATGTTATTGATGAACTGAAGAGCTGCCACAACAATTTTGATAATGGCGCGTTCGATCCCGCGCACATTCAGAACAGGAATATGGAATTCCGGGTGTACGCGGATCTACTGAAGGTGGCTGTGGATTGTTTGTTGAAGGAGGGGAGGGACTAA
- the LOC142522974 gene encoding U-box domain-containing protein 30-like has translation MPMFLPLKKDGLVGIEGGVDGRVLDLDTAVKDGVLGGVEQGGYGGGVGEKLDLKKMIEELYLAEIPSVFICPISLETMQDPVTLCTGQTYEKTNILKWFSLGHYTCPTTMQELWDDTVTPNRTLYHLIYTWFSQKYVQLKKRSEDAQGRASELLITLKKVKGQVRIQTLKELRQVVGSHSTARKTIIDEGGVALLLSLLGPFTSYAVGSEVIAILVNLNMSSDSKSNLMQPAKVSLVVDILNEGSIETKVNCIRLIETLMEEKDFRAETISSHSLLVALMRLVRDRKQPNGHLPALGLLKLICRHKQVRNLIVSIGAVPQLVELIHFLNPECMELALFVLDALSSLPEGREALKDCSNTIPTMVKLLMKISENCTRHALSILWSVCKLSPEECSSVAVDAGLAAKLLLVIQSGCSAELKQRAAELLKLCSLNYSDTIFISKCKLTRTIQ, from the coding sequence ATGCCTATGTTTCTGCCTTTAAAGAAGGACGGGCTTGTTGGGATTGAGGGTGGTGTAGATGGGCGTGTATTAGATCTGGATACTGCTGTTAAAGATGGAGTTTTGGGTGGAGTGGAGCAAGGGGGTTATGGCGGTGGAGTTGGGGAGAAATTGGATCTGAAAAAGATGATTGAAGAGCTTTATTTAGCAGAAATTCCATCTGTGTTTATTTGTCCTATTTCTCTTGAAACCATGCAAGATCCGGTTACTCTTTGCACTGGGCAAACTTACGAGAAAACCAACATTCTCAAATGGTTTAGCCTGGGGCATTACACTTGCCCCACCACAATGCAAGAACTCTGGGATGACACGGTCACACCGAACAGGACCCTTTACCATTTAATCTATACTTGGTTTTCTCAGAAGTACGtgcaattgaagaagagatCCGAAGATGCACAGGGTCGGGCATCAGAGCTTCTGATTACGCTGAAAAAGGTCAAGGGTCAGGTGCGAATCCAAACATTGAAGGAGCTGAGACAAGTTGTGGGGAGCCATTCAACTGCCAGGAAGACCATTATTGATGAAGGTGGGGTGGCCCTTCTCTTGTCTTTACTTGGCCCGTTTACTTCGTATGCTGTAGGCTCTGAAGTTATCGCTATTCTTGTGAATTTGAATATGAGTTCTGATTCGAAATCAAATTTGATGCAACCTGCAAAGGTGTCATTAGTTGTGGATATCTTGAATGAAGGGTCGATTGAAACAAAGGTGAATTGTATTCGGCTGATTGAAACATTGATGGAGGAGAAGGATTTCCGTGCTGAAACTATATCAAGCCATAGCCTTTTGGTTGCTTTGATGAGACTGGTGAGGGATAGGAAACAACCTAATGGACACTTACCCGCCCTTGGTCTTCTAAAACTAATTTGCAGACACAAGCAAGTCCGAAATTTGATTGTGAGCATTGGAGCTGTGCCTCAATTGGTAGAGTTGATACATTTCTTGAATCCCGAGTGCATGGAACTTGCCCTTTTCGTATTGGATGCCTTATCCTCATTGCCTGAAGGGAGAGAAGCTCTGAAAGATTGTTCAAACACTATACCAACTATGGTTAAACTTTTAATGAAAATTTCGGAAAACTGTACTCGACATGCACTCTCAATCTTGTGGTCCGTATGCAAACTATCCCCCGAGGAATGCTCCTCGGTGGCTGTGGATGCAGGTCTCGCAGCAAAGCTTCTTCTCGTTATCCAGAGTGGATGCAGTGCCGAACTTAAGCAGCGGGCAGCTGAGCTTTTGAAGCTTTGCAGTCTGAATTATTCCGACACCATCTTCATTTCCAAGTGCAAACTTACCAGAACGATTCAATAA
- the LOC142522977 gene encoding ras-related protein RABF2a has product MASSGNKNINAKLVLLGDVGAGKSSLVLRFVKGQFIEFQESTIGAAFFSQTVAVNEATVKFEIWDTAGQERYHSLAPMYYRGAAAAIIVYDITNQTSFDRAKKWVQELRAQGNPNMIMALAGNKSDMLDARKVAAEEAQTYAQENGLFFMETSAKTANNVNDVFYEIAKRLPLLQPASNPSGMALVDRPADTATRASCCS; this is encoded by the exons ATGGCATCCAGCGGGAACAAGAACATCAATGCTAAGCTG GTTCTTCTTGGAGATGTAGGAGCTGGAAAATCTAGTCTAGTGTTGCGATTTGTAAAAGGGCAATTCATTGAATTTCAG GAATCAACTATTGGCGCTGCATTTTTTTCCCAAACAGTTGCTGTAAATGAGGCCActgtaaaatttgaaatatgggATACCGCTGGTCAGGAGAGATACCACAGCTTAGCTCCAATGTATTATAGAGGAGCTGCAGCTGCCATAATTGTCTATGACATAACTAATCAA ACATCCTTTGATCGGGCCAAAAAATGGGTTCAAGAGCTTCGAGCACAAG GGAACCCAAATATGATTATGGCGCTTGCTGGGAATAAATCAGATATGTTGGATGCAAGAAAGGTGGCAGCAGAG GAAGCACAAACTTACGCACAAGAGAATGGCCTTTTTTTCATGGAAACCTCTGCCAAGACAGCAAACAATGTCAATGACGTGTTTTACGAAATAG CAAAAAGATTACCTCTGCTGCAGCCGGCCTCAAACCCATCAGGCATGGCTCTTGTGGATCGACCTGCAGACACAGCTACCCGTGCTTCTTGTTGCTCATGA
- the LOC142522975 gene encoding uncharacterized protein LOC142522975 isoform X1 gives MGVSPRKVLAFKSYQNKAEVLVKYYLLADPLIPYTAVLGGILVFKLCFCYRSFLVSSTIGLALQQVYYLTQLTSSFYLRTYNGLTKIQRIDWNNRGVSTLHAIFISTMSLYFVFWSDLFSDHQSIGLITFRNSTLSTVSLGVSVGYFISDLGMICWLYPSLGGLEYIVHHTLSEIAVAYSMFTGEGQLYTFMVLLSEVTTPEINMRWYLDIAGLKKSNAYLINGVVIFFAWLVARIVLFVFMFYHVYLHHDQVMQMHIIGFLLVHGTPSALAIMNLMWFGKIINGLKKTIAKKT, from the exons ATGGGAGTTTCTCCGAGGAAAGTTTTGGCATTTAAATCTTATCAAAATAAAGCTGAGGTGCTGGTAAAATATTACTTACTCGCCGATCCTCTTATTCCTTACACTGCTGTTCTTGGTGGCATTCTGGTGTTCAAATTG TGTTTCTGCTATCGGTCTTTTCTTGTGAGTTCGACAATTGGTTTGGCCCTCCAACAGGTGTATTATCTGACTCAGCTCACCAGCTCTTTTTACTTGAGGACTTATAATGGCCTCACAAAGATTCAACGAATAGATTGGAACAATCG TGGTGTTTCCACTCTTCATGCCATTTTTATATCAACCATGTCCTTGTATTTTGTGTTCTGGTCCGATCTCTTCTCTGATCACCAATCTATTGGTCTTATTACATTCCGGAATTCAACTCTCTCAACGGTTAGTCTTGGG GTATCTGTTGGGTACTTCATTTCAGACCTCGGAATGATTTGTTGGCTGTATCCTTCTTTGGGTGGACTGGAGTAC ATAGTCCATCACACTCTTTCAGAGATTGCTGTGGCATATTCCATGTTTACTGGAGAGGGGCAGCTTTACACGTTCATGGTGCTGCTATCCGAGGTGACAACCCCAGAGATCAACATGAGATG GTATCTAGATATTGCTGGGTTGAAGAAATCCAACGCGTATCTGATCAATGGCGTTGTGATATTTTTTGCTTGGTTG GTGGCGAGAATTGTCTTGTTTGTTTTTATGTTCTACCATGTTTACCTCCACCATGATCAG GTTATGCAGATGCACATCATTGGTTTTCTTTTGGTACACGGTACACCCTCTGCACTTGCAATCATGAACTTGATGTGGTTCGGGAAGATTATCAATGGGTTGAAAAAGACTATAGCAAAGAAAACGTGA
- the LOC142522975 gene encoding uncharacterized protein LOC142522975 isoform X3: MGVSPRKVLAFKSYQNKAEVLVKYYLLADPLIPYTAVLGGILVFKLVYYLTQLTSSFYLRTYNGLTKIQRIDWNNRGVSTLHAIFITFRNSTLSTVSLGVSVGYFISDLGMICWLYPSLGGLEYIVHHTLSEIAVAYSMFTGEGQLYTFMVLLSEVTTPEINMRWYLDIAGLKKSNAYLINGVVIFFAWLVARIVLFVFMFYHVYLHHDQVMQMHIIGFLLVHGTPSALAIMNLMWFGKIINGLKKTIAKKT; this comes from the exons ATGGGAGTTTCTCCGAGGAAAGTTTTGGCATTTAAATCTTATCAAAATAAAGCTGAGGTGCTGGTAAAATATTACTTACTCGCCGATCCTCTTATTCCTTACACTGCTGTTCTTGGTGGCATTCTGGTGTTCAAATTG GTGTATTATCTGACTCAGCTCACCAGCTCTTTTTACTTGAGGACTTATAATGGCCTCACAAAGATTCAACGAATAGATTGGAACAATCG TGGTGTTTCCACTCTTCATGCCATTTTTAT TACATTCCGGAATTCAACTCTCTCAACGGTTAGTCTTGGG GTATCTGTTGGGTACTTCATTTCAGACCTCGGAATGATTTGTTGGCTGTATCCTTCTTTGGGTGGACTGGAGTAC ATAGTCCATCACACTCTTTCAGAGATTGCTGTGGCATATTCCATGTTTACTGGAGAGGGGCAGCTTTACACGTTCATGGTGCTGCTATCCGAGGTGACAACCCCAGAGATCAACATGAGATG GTATCTAGATATTGCTGGGTTGAAGAAATCCAACGCGTATCTGATCAATGGCGTTGTGATATTTTTTGCTTGGTTG GTGGCGAGAATTGTCTTGTTTGTTTTTATGTTCTACCATGTTTACCTCCACCATGATCAG GTTATGCAGATGCACATCATTGGTTTTCTTTTGGTACACGGTACACCCTCTGCACTTGCAATCATGAACTTGATGTGGTTCGGGAAGATTATCAATGGGTTGAAAAAGACTATAGCAAAGAAAACGTGA
- the LOC142522975 gene encoding uncharacterized protein LOC142522975 isoform X2: MGVSPRKVLAFKSYQNKAEVLVKYYLLADPLIPYTAVLGGILVFKLVYYLTQLTSSFYLRTYNGLTKIQRIDWNNRGVSTLHAIFISTMSLYFVFWSDLFSDHQSIGLITFRNSTLSTVSLGVSVGYFISDLGMICWLYPSLGGLEYIVHHTLSEIAVAYSMFTGEGQLYTFMVLLSEVTTPEINMRWYLDIAGLKKSNAYLINGVVIFFAWLVARIVLFVFMFYHVYLHHDQVMQMHIIGFLLVHGTPSALAIMNLMWFGKIINGLKKTIAKKT, encoded by the exons ATGGGAGTTTCTCCGAGGAAAGTTTTGGCATTTAAATCTTATCAAAATAAAGCTGAGGTGCTGGTAAAATATTACTTACTCGCCGATCCTCTTATTCCTTACACTGCTGTTCTTGGTGGCATTCTGGTGTTCAAATTG GTGTATTATCTGACTCAGCTCACCAGCTCTTTTTACTTGAGGACTTATAATGGCCTCACAAAGATTCAACGAATAGATTGGAACAATCG TGGTGTTTCCACTCTTCATGCCATTTTTATATCAACCATGTCCTTGTATTTTGTGTTCTGGTCCGATCTCTTCTCTGATCACCAATCTATTGGTCTTATTACATTCCGGAATTCAACTCTCTCAACGGTTAGTCTTGGG GTATCTGTTGGGTACTTCATTTCAGACCTCGGAATGATTTGTTGGCTGTATCCTTCTTTGGGTGGACTGGAGTAC ATAGTCCATCACACTCTTTCAGAGATTGCTGTGGCATATTCCATGTTTACTGGAGAGGGGCAGCTTTACACGTTCATGGTGCTGCTATCCGAGGTGACAACCCCAGAGATCAACATGAGATG GTATCTAGATATTGCTGGGTTGAAGAAATCCAACGCGTATCTGATCAATGGCGTTGTGATATTTTTTGCTTGGTTG GTGGCGAGAATTGTCTTGTTTGTTTTTATGTTCTACCATGTTTACCTCCACCATGATCAG GTTATGCAGATGCACATCATTGGTTTTCTTTTGGTACACGGTACACCCTCTGCACTTGCAATCATGAACTTGATGTGGTTCGGGAAGATTATCAATGGGTTGAAAAAGACTATAGCAAAGAAAACGTGA
- the LOC142522975 gene encoding uncharacterized protein LOC142522975 isoform X4: MGVSPRKVLAFKSYQNKAEVLVKYYLLADPLIPYTAVLGGILVFKLCFCYRSFLVSSTIGLALQQVYYLTQLTSSFYLRTYNGLTKIQRIDWNNRGVSTLHAIFISTMSLYFVFWSDLFSDHQSIGLITFRNSTLSTVSLGVSVGYFISDLGMICWLYPSLGGLEYIVHHTLSEIAVAYSMFTGEGQLYTFMVLLSEVSRYCWVEEIQRVSDQWRCDIFCLVGGENCLVCFYVLPCLPPP; encoded by the exons ATGGGAGTTTCTCCGAGGAAAGTTTTGGCATTTAAATCTTATCAAAATAAAGCTGAGGTGCTGGTAAAATATTACTTACTCGCCGATCCTCTTATTCCTTACACTGCTGTTCTTGGTGGCATTCTGGTGTTCAAATTG TGTTTCTGCTATCGGTCTTTTCTTGTGAGTTCGACAATTGGTTTGGCCCTCCAACAGGTGTATTATCTGACTCAGCTCACCAGCTCTTTTTACTTGAGGACTTATAATGGCCTCACAAAGATTCAACGAATAGATTGGAACAATCG TGGTGTTTCCACTCTTCATGCCATTTTTATATCAACCATGTCCTTGTATTTTGTGTTCTGGTCCGATCTCTTCTCTGATCACCAATCTATTGGTCTTATTACATTCCGGAATTCAACTCTCTCAACGGTTAGTCTTGGG GTATCTGTTGGGTACTTCATTTCAGACCTCGGAATGATTTGTTGGCTGTATCCTTCTTTGGGTGGACTGGAGTAC ATAGTCCATCACACTCTTTCAGAGATTGCTGTGGCATATTCCATGTTTACTGGAGAGGGGCAGCTTTACACGTTCATGGTGCTGCTATCCGAG GTATCTAGATATTGCTGGGTTGAAGAAATCCAACGCGTATCTGATCAATGGCGTTGTGATATTTTTTGCTTGGTTG GTGGCGAGAATTGTCTTGTTTGTTTTTATGTTCTACCATGTTTACCTCCACCATGA